From the Mesorhizobium koreense genome, the window TTAAGGTTCATCTCGTAGCCGCCGCCGCTCGGCAGGATCGGTAGGAGGAAGGTGAAGACTATCAGGAGGACGAAGGCGACGATGTAATAGGGTATCGGATGGACCCCCATCGTGATCACACCGACCAGCCGCAGCAGGCGGTTCTTGCGATAGTAACCGGCGAGGCCGCCCAGGATGTTGCCGAGGAACCAACTCAGCAATGTCGAAATCGTCAGAAGGCCGATCGTCCAGGGGAGAGCGCGTGCGATGAGCACGCCGACCGGCGTCGGAAAGGCCGACAGCGACGGGCCGAAATCGAGCACGGTCACCCGCTTCAGGAAGCGGAGATACTGGAGCCACAGATTGTCGCCGAGGCCGTACATCTCTTTCAGCGACTTGCGCAGAAGCTCGATCGATTCCGGGCTGGAGAACCCGAAGGAACTGACCTGTGCCACGGCGTGCTCAACCGGATCGATCGGCGTCAGATGCGTGATGAAGAACGTAATCGTGATGCCGATATAGACAACCAGGATGAACTGGCCGAGGCGCTTGAAAACATGGATCGCGTAGGCTCGCATCAGACGTCCGGATCGGTTCCGTTGTCTTCCCTGCGGCGGGACGCATGGGCGCGTCCCGCCATGGGGAGGATGAGCAGGTCGGCTGTCAGCCTGCCTTGGCGGATTTGAGCTTCACCATCATGTACTTGGTGTTCGCCCAGTTCGGAACCGGGTCGGTGTAGGGCGCGGTCTCCGCGTTCGGGAAGCCCTTCCAGTACGTCGTGTCCATGACGGTGAACACGTTATAGGACATCAACGGTATGGTCGGCATCTCCTGTGCCACCAGCTTGAGATATTCGAGCCCCAGTTCGACGCCGCGCGGATCGTCGAAGTCGATCGTCCTGATCTCCTCGATAATCTTGTCGAGACGCGAATCCTTCCAGCGCTGCCAGTTGCGCGGCGGCTGCACCTTGCCGGGCGCGGCGACGAACTGCGAATGC encodes:
- a CDS encoding ABC transporter permease, which encodes MRAYAIHVFKRLGQFILVVYIGITITFFITHLTPIDPVEHAVAQVSSFGFSSPESIELLRKSLKEMYGLGDNLWLQYLRFLKRVTVLDFGPSLSAFPTPVGVLIARALPWTIGLLTISTLLSWFLGNILGGLAGYYRKNRLLRLVGVITMGVHPIPYYIVAFVLLIVFTFLLPILPSGGGYEMNLNPGLNLPFIGSVVIHSILPAFSLILVGLGSWYMGMRALVSNIVTDDYVVYAELAGVPRGRILTSYVMRNAFMPQITGLAISIGSIFNGAIITEYVFGYPGIGRLLIDAVHAADYSLVLGIATISIISVSVAVFLIDIIYPLIDPRVQVKP